A window of Salvelinus alpinus chromosome 31, SLU_Salpinus.1, whole genome shotgun sequence contains these coding sequences:
- the mblac1 gene encoding metallo-beta-lactamase domain-containing protein 1 — translation MEATEKNNACNSSEFRRSELSDTELEIVGQPYSISVLKVGYCLAEQDGSFRADGTISLLTGPRTILVDTGGPWDRDFLVKRLKDKRLDPGDISLVVGTHGHSDHVGNLGLFPGATIVVGCDISEGDRYLPNQLAEGQPYPIDEHVSIVPTPGHTGHDVSLLVKGTTMGTVLVAGDLFERCTDDDSWRELSENPAVQEASRQEALRTSDVIIPGHGLPFRVHREEADGRSGFFKVAILWLDDSFAHSWHSLN, via the exons ATGGAAGCGACTGAGAAAAATAATGCATGTAACAGTAGCGAGTTTAGAAGAAGCGAGTTATCAGACACAGAACTCGAGATTGTGGGACAACCCTACTCCATCTCGGTGCTCAAAGTAGGCTATTGTCTGGCCGAACAGGACGGTTCTTTTCGGGCAGACGGGACTATCTCTCTCCTAACGGGACCTAGAACTATTCTAGTAGACACCGGAGGACCGTGGGACCGGGACTTTCTAGTGAAAAGGCTGAAGGATAAGCGACTAGACCCGGGTGATATCAGCTTGGTGGTGGGGACACATGGCCACTCCGACCATGTTGGTAATCTGGGGCTGTTTCCAGGGGCAACAATAGTTGTGGGGTGTGACATCAGTGAGGGGGATAGGTACCTTCctaaccagctggctgaggggcaACCCTATCCTATTGATGAACAT gtgtcAATAGTACCCACTCCGGGCCACACAGGGCACGATGTGAGCCTTCTTGTGAAGGGAACCACAATGGGCACGGTGCTTGTTGCCGGGGACCTATTTGAGCGTTGCACTGACGACGACAGTTGGAGGGAACTGAGTGAGAATCCTGCAGTTCAGGAGGCCAGCCGACAGGAGGCGCTACGCACCTCTGATGTCATCATCCCGGGACACGGGTTGCCGTTCAGGGTCCACAGGGAGGAGGCGGACGGACGCTCTGG attcttcaaagtagccatcctttggcttgatgacagctttgcacactcttggcattctctcaactag